A single genomic interval of Metasolibacillus fluoroglycofenilyticus harbors:
- a CDS encoding nucleotide sugar dehydrogenase, with the protein MTKSICVIGLGYIGLPTAVMFANYGVKVHGVDLNPAAVKSIQEKRLHIEEEGLQERLNKAVDEGLLTASTSPQEADVFIVAVPSPINPDNTANLEYVRQATASIVPYIKEGNLVILESTVPPKTVEHIMLPELVKSGLEIGTQIYVAHSPERVIPGRIFEELVKNDRIVGGINEKSAQLTKELYETFVEGTIHLTDATTAELVKVMENTYRDVNIAFANELAKMAEKLDVNIWEAIKFANYHPRVNVHFPGPGVGGHCIAVDPWFLVEIGGGQAEIIHLSRNTNDGMPSYTAQKTQAILNQNNIAGATVGVLGLAFKGNVDDMRESPSTAVINELQNLGLKVVSFDPHIKENKHATQTQSFEEVVGVADILLCLTDHNEFKVLNPETLASHNKIVFDTKNCLNRAKWEQAGYQFHLLGDAKN; encoded by the coding sequence ATGACAAAATCAATTTGTGTTATTGGTTTAGGATATATTGGCCTGCCAACAGCCGTAATGTTTGCAAACTATGGCGTAAAAGTACATGGGGTAGACTTAAATCCCGCCGCAGTAAAAAGTATTCAGGAAAAACGGCTACATATTGAAGAGGAAGGTCTACAGGAGCGCTTAAATAAAGCAGTAGATGAAGGGCTGTTAACTGCGTCGACGTCGCCACAGGAGGCGGATGTCTTTATCGTTGCGGTACCATCACCAATTAATCCTGATAATACGGCTAATTTAGAATATGTGCGTCAAGCGACAGCTTCGATTGTACCGTATATTAAAGAAGGAAACTTAGTTATTTTAGAATCTACAGTACCTCCAAAAACTGTGGAGCATATTATGCTGCCGGAATTGGTAAAATCAGGCTTGGAAATCGGTACACAAATTTATGTTGCACACTCACCAGAGCGGGTAATTCCAGGGCGTATTTTTGAGGAGCTTGTGAAAAATGACCGTATTGTAGGTGGAATTAATGAAAAATCGGCTCAACTAACGAAGGAGCTATATGAAACTTTCGTTGAAGGCACAATCCATTTAACAGATGCAACGACAGCTGAGCTTGTAAAAGTAATGGAAAACACATATCGCGATGTCAATATTGCATTTGCTAATGAGCTAGCAAAAATGGCTGAAAAGTTAGATGTGAATATTTGGGAAGCAATTAAATTTGCCAATTATCATCCGCGTGTTAATGTCCATTTTCCGGGGCCTGGTGTCGGCGGTCACTGTATCGCAGTGGACCCATGGTTTTTAGTTGAAATCGGTGGCGGACAAGCAGAAATCATTCATTTATCACGCAATACGAATGATGGTATGCCAAGCTATACAGCACAAAAAACGCAGGCGATTTTAAATCAAAACAACATTGCAGGTGCGACTGTTGGTGTGCTGGGTCTAGCGTTTAAAGGAAATGTAGACGATATGCGTGAAAGTCCGTCGACAGCCGTTATTAATGAATTACAAAACTTAGGCTTAAAGGTCGTGTCATTTGACCCACATATAAAAGAAAACAAGCACGCAACACAAACGCAAAGCTTTGAGGAAGTAGTAGGGGTTGCGGATATTTTACTATGTTTAACTGATCATAATGAATTTAAAGTATTAAATCCAGAAACATTGGCATCGCACAATAAAATTGTATTCGATACGAAAAACTGCTTAAATCGTGCAAAATGGGAGCAAGCGGGCTATCAATTCCACTTACTTGGGGATGCTAAAAACTAA
- a CDS encoding S-layer homology domain-containing protein, whose product MANQPKKYKKFVATAATATLVASAIVPVASAANLSDISGNTHEEAINALVDAGVINGYPDGTFQPNKALTRSDVVKLLGKYLETEGYEPASNWKTSPAFADLKTTSNEELLKYASVVKEAGVFVGSHGNLLPSDLITRENMALTLVRMVNTLEGVSLEEFVAGQDFDGDVKDLNQAKAEARSAISVLDFFDITNPAVSNFNPKGNTTRGQFATFLYKTANTDFGKAPSNEASEVVPEKVEVVERSIQGKFGENVTVQVKVTTKAGESAANIPVTLAINPAGVDQLLQEQIKEEVLTNAEGVATYTYTRYDNKNQSFTDTVVAYASAKTGVRSSGAIHWGQSLEIKDVTEKVELADGEQKVYQISGAKNRYLFVTFQENLNVSPDKAQDAQVLGLGGYAGNGAYTTSFSGKVYEYTTGGSQVALIRLDANGKANLTITGKDATVTPVVYDAGSSTTQPVEAASYSATALQAKGTTSKFTAEALYDLTIAAEGKQEAADYAGTTETGGRDYVVTLKDKAGKALSNAEVKIGFSKATGTANPVNDVYVIEGKTSTKVTGDGAFVTVTTDKDGKAKFTVTGAKDEYVTPVAFIGNSLTDNRIKKSGEITYFRTVYASDYTSVLNISDNADADNKATSKIGEGKTAKFTYQLSDQNGKARSYTAATEVTFTVRAGSQPVTIAGEATELAPYEYRTVKVTLPAGSKDASLLVTAAKASEVSVTATATSNGLSGLTSITKSVEFISGATTSAFDVTIASKVADTATADIASVTLTFTETVNRNDLYVSAPLNATVGTTSNDKQLVVYFNAPKVSENGTFTVYYKGKGYTFQYTGGKLVLQPTV is encoded by the coding sequence ATGGCTAACCAACCAAAGAAATACAAAAAATTCGTAGCAACAGCTGCGACAGCTACATTAGTAGCATCTGCAATCGTACCAGTTGCGTCTGCAGCAAACTTAAGCGACATTTCAGGTAACACACACGAAGAAGCAATCAACGCATTAGTTGATGCTGGCGTAATCAACGGTTACCCAGATGGCACATTCCAACCTAACAAAGCTTTAACTCGTTCTGACGTAGTTAAATTATTAGGTAAATACTTAGAAACTGAAGGTTATGAGCCAGCTTCAAACTGGAAAACTAGCCCAGCTTTCGCAGATTTAAAAACTACTTCTAACGAAGAATTATTAAAATACGCTTCTGTAGTTAAAGAAGCAGGCGTATTCGTAGGTTCTCACGGTAACTTATTACCATCTGACCTAATCACTCGTGAAAACATGGCATTAACTTTAGTGCGCATGGTAAACACTTTAGAAGGTGTTAGCTTAGAAGAATTCGTAGCTGGTCAAGACTTCGACGGTGACGTTAAAGACTTAAACCAAGCTAAAGCAGAAGCTCGTTCAGCGATTTCTGTATTAGACTTCTTTGATATCACAAACCCAGCAGTATCTAACTTCAACCCAAAAGGTAACACTACTCGTGGTCAATTTGCTACTTTCTTATACAAAACAGCAAACACTGACTTCGGTAAAGCTCCATCAAACGAAGCTTCTGAAGTAGTACCTGAGAAGGTAGAAGTAGTAGAACGTTCTATTCAAGGTAAATTTGGCGAAAACGTTACTGTACAAGTTAAAGTAACTACAAAAGCTGGCGAATCTGCAGCAAACATTCCTGTAACACTTGCTATCAACCCTGCTGGAGTTGACCAATTATTACAAGAGCAAATTAAAGAAGAAGTTTTAACGAATGCTGAAGGTGTAGCAACTTATACTTACACTCGTTATGACAACAAAAACCAATCATTCACTGATACTGTAGTTGCTTATGCAAGTGCTAAAACAGGAGTTCGTTCATCTGGTGCAATTCACTGGGGTCAATCTCTTGAAATTAAAGATGTGACAGAAAAAGTAGAATTAGCTGATGGCGAACAAAAAGTTTACCAAATTTCAGGTGCTAAAAATAGATACCTATTTGTAACTTTCCAAGAAAACTTAAATGTATCTCCTGATAAAGCTCAAGATGCACAAGTATTAGGTTTAGGTGGATACGCTGGTAACGGTGCTTATACAACATCATTTAGCGGTAAAGTTTATGAATATACTACAGGTGGTAGCCAAGTTGCTTTAATTCGTTTAGATGCAAACGGTAAAGCGAACTTAACAATTACTGGTAAAGACGCTACTGTAACACCAGTTGTATATGATGCTGGTTCTTCTACAACTCAACCAGTTGAAGCAGCTTCTTATAGCGCTACTGCATTACAAGCAAAAGGTACAACTTCTAAATTTACTGCTGAAGCGTTATATGATTTAACAATTGCAGCTGAAGGTAAACAAGAAGCAGCTGATTATGCTGGTACGACTGAAACAGGTGGTCGTGACTATGTAGTAACTCTTAAAGACAAAGCTGGTAAAGCTTTATCTAACGCAGAAGTAAAAATTGGCTTCAGTAAAGCTACTGGTACAGCTAACCCAGTTAATGATGTATATGTAATCGAAGGTAAAACTTCAACAAAAGTTACTGGTGATGGTGCATTTGTTACAGTAACTACTGATAAAGATGGTAAGGCTAAATTCACTGTTACTGGTGCAAAAGACGAGTACGTTACTCCGGTTGCATTCATTGGTAACTCTTTAACTGACAATCGTATTAAAAAATCAGGTGAAATCACATACTTCCGTACTGTATACGCAAGTGATTACACAAGCGTGTTAAACATTTCAGATAATGCAGATGCTGATAATAAAGCAACTAGCAAAATCGGTGAAGGCAAAACAGCTAAATTCACTTACCAATTATCTGATCAAAATGGTAAAGCACGTTCATACACTGCTGCAACAGAAGTAACATTCACTGTTCGTGCTGGTTCTCAACCAGTGACAATTGCTGGTGAAGCAACAGAATTAGCTCCATATGAGTACCGTACAGTTAAAGTTACGTTACCAGCAGGTAGCAAAGATGCTTCCCTTCTTGTAACAGCTGCTAAAGCTTCTGAAGTATCTGTAACTGCTACAGCTACTAGCAATGGTTTATCTGGTTTAACATCTATTACTAAATCAGTTGAATTCATCTCTGGTGCTACTACTTCAGCATTTGATGTAACAATTGCTTCTAAAGTTGCTGATACAGCTACAGCAGATATTGCTTCAGTAACATTAACATTTACTGAAACTGTAAACCGTAATGACCTTTATGTTTCAGCTCCGCTTAATGCGACTGTTGGAACTACTTCAAATGATAAGCAGTTAGTTGTGTACTTCAACGCACCGAAAGTATCAGAAAATGGTACATTCACTGTTTACTACAAAGGTAAAGGCTATACTTTCCAATATACTGGCGGTAAACTTGTTTTACAACCTACAGTGTAA
- a CDS encoding PD-(D/E)XK nuclease family transposase → MLVRWLMLLGAVDARKHHVYNQIYKELEELAMKDKNLRQAFSAWEELSQTPESRIAYESRLKYILDEEAGKQDAHAAGYKEGIEQGIEQTAINMLKKGFADAIIVEVTALPLEKIRQLRKQR, encoded by the coding sequence ATTCTCGTCAGATGGCTCATGCTGTTAGGAGCAGTAGATGCACGAAAACATCATGTATACAATCAAATCTATAAGGAACTGGAGGAGTTAGCTATGAAAGATAAAAACTTACGACAAGCCTTTAGTGCATGGGAGGAGCTAAGCCAAACGCCCGAATCCCGAATAGCCTACGAATCTCGTCTAAAATACATTTTAGATGAAGAAGCAGGCAAGCAAGATGCTCACGCTGCGGGATATAAGGAAGGAATAGAGCAGGGAATAGAACAAACTGCAATAAACATGCTGAAAAAGGGATTTGCTGACGCAATAATTGTGGAAGTGACAGCACTGCCCCTTGAAAAAATTCGGCAATTACGTAAACAGCGTTAA
- a CDS encoding transcriptional regulator gives MIRIQFMKPLYTRMAGAKLCLVFAYQHLSIMKEEELFHFIPLDGKEMVVNLKTYKIENVSDVFVFQNGSRFIRIPLYQLLLISNIYDYLLPIIEEKVANTVTEDLTESEHEASSIIRELEGKNAERLIDYALTERNETMFYNLVWHLEQRGML, from the coding sequence GTGATTCGCATCCAGTTTATGAAGCCATTGTATACAAGGATGGCTGGAGCAAAGTTATGTTTAGTTTTTGCTTATCAGCATCTTTCGATTATGAAGGAGGAAGAGTTATTTCATTTTATTCCTTTAGATGGAAAAGAAATGGTTGTTAATCTAAAAACGTATAAAATAGAAAATGTGTCGGATGTTTTTGTATTCCAAAATGGTAGTCGTTTTATACGAATCCCTCTTTACCAATTATTGCTTATATCGAATATTTACGATTATTTACTACCAATTATCGAGGAGAAAGTAGCGAATACAGTGACAGAGGATTTAACGGAATCAGAACATGAAGCTTCTTCTATTATCCGTGAATTAGAGGGGAAAAATGCAGAGCGACTAATTGATTATGCCTTAACTGAGCGCAATGAAACGATGTTTTACAATTTAGTCTGGCATTTAGAGCAGCGCGGCATGCTATAA
- a CDS encoding O-antigen ligase family protein — MTSFYKELHQSDKMGDEKENAQSRASVDKWIFRLLLLLLGLAPLIVLAHVEQVVSPLISNQETLISGTKGELFTHFKALFILVVTLIAGALLLAKVFFMGGTIRKTFLNYALSIFAIMIVISTIASPSISIALGGLYNRSDGAISWLCYVALMFIAMNIEYPKYVMRYILYTMMPFVVINLFIITMNFYGKDLLQYDWIKSSVAILLPEGANIGEDSQLLGTLNQWNYMSGMFAIMTVMYLMAAVLEKSKLNAYTYLVFSLMSVAILLMSISTSGFLTIILIMPIIIIAALRNEQKIKPLVILAVFILAAVPVFHVLASKEAHVWTESIGFVIKKNPYVEKKEEVSVEKNKYKLGQMSKVYAAEEFELPELPVRKAGAASGRIYIWDKSIELVKERALLGYGMDTLMYNFPHTHIETRANFWYDNVITDKPHSLYIGWVYGTGVLGFLSVMVVLLFSLIRSLKSVWKNNQSIIWIIGVAWGAYLIQGIFNDSLPGISAPLWILVGIMMKFTLTTKEITNGRNN; from the coding sequence ATGACTTCTTTTTATAAAGAACTGCATCAATCAGATAAGATGGGCGATGAGAAAGAGAATGCACAGTCAAGAGCGAGTGTCGATAAGTGGATTTTCAGACTACTATTATTATTGTTAGGGTTAGCACCACTTATTGTGCTAGCGCATGTTGAACAAGTGGTAAGTCCGTTAATTTCTAATCAAGAAACTTTAATCTCAGGTACTAAGGGTGAACTGTTTACTCACTTTAAAGCATTGTTTATTTTAGTAGTCACATTAATTGCAGGAGCACTGTTATTAGCTAAGGTATTTTTTATGGGAGGTACAATACGTAAAACATTCTTAAACTATGCTTTAAGCATCTTCGCCATTATGATTGTTATATCAACAATTGCTTCACCGAGCATATCAATTGCGTTAGGCGGGCTTTATAATCGTTCTGATGGAGCGATTAGTTGGCTATGTTATGTTGCCTTAATGTTTATCGCAATGAATATCGAATATCCTAAATATGTGATGAGATATATTTTATATACAATGATGCCTTTTGTTGTAATTAACTTATTTATTATTACAATGAACTTTTATGGGAAGGATTTATTGCAATATGATTGGATAAAGAGCAGTGTTGCAATTTTATTACCTGAAGGGGCTAATATAGGTGAGGACTCACAGTTACTAGGTACATTAAACCAATGGAACTATATGAGTGGAATGTTTGCGATTATGACGGTAATGTACTTAATGGCAGCTGTTTTGGAAAAGTCAAAACTTAACGCATACACTTATTTAGTATTTTCTTTAATGTCTGTTGCAATATTGCTCATGTCGATTTCTACTTCAGGATTTCTGACAATTATTTTAATTATGCCGATTATTATAATTGCTGCACTAAGAAATGAACAGAAAATAAAACCTTTAGTTATACTTGCTGTTTTTATTTTAGCAGCTGTGCCAGTTTTTCACGTGTTAGCTAGTAAAGAAGCGCATGTTTGGACAGAATCTATAGGGTTTGTTATAAAAAAAAATCCATATGTGGAGAAAAAAGAGGAAGTATCTGTTGAGAAGAATAAGTATAAATTAGGGCAAATGTCTAAAGTATACGCAGCGGAAGAGTTCGAATTACCAGAGCTGCCAGTTAGAAAAGCCGGTGCAGCGTCAGGGCGTATTTATATCTGGGATAAGTCTATTGAATTAGTGAAAGAGCGTGCTTTATTAGGTTATGGAATGGATACTTTAATGTATAATTTTCCCCATACGCACATCGAAACACGTGCAAATTTTTGGTATGACAATGTTATAACAGACAAACCGCATAGTCTTTATATTGGATGGGTATATGGCACAGGTGTGCTAGGCTTTTTAAGCGTGATGGTCGTGTTATTATTTTCGCTAATTAGATCATTAAAATCAGTTTGGAAAAATAATCAATCAATTATATGGATTATTGGTGTTGCTTGGGGAGCATATTTAATACAAGGAATTTTTAATGACAGCCTACCGGGTATATCAGCACCACTATGGATTTTAGTAGGAATTATGATGAAATTTACACTTACTACCAAGGAGATTACTAATGGAAGAAACAATTGA
- a CDS encoding ISL3 family transposase gives MNFIMNIPGLKGVIIEKVEELGERTCLYVSLPKKPHRCPNCGDTTQKIHDYRMQKVKHLKWFERLTCLFYRRRRYACSCGKRFSEHAPFVERYQRFTKEWNQVAQVRSVKAKTFEEAGEVLGASSSTIIRRFQSAAKTQMAEGVRLPKAIAIDEYKGDTDGGKFELIIADAKTREPLDILPNRRKETIQDYLRQYGQDVELVVMDMNPSFKAAVKKALSRPVIIADRFHYCRYIYWALDEVWRKVQKEWHAYDRKKCKRMRHVLYKRASKLTRKERWYVDRYLGMSEELRQAYELKEAYCEWFDWAKTAENVVEVKRRLEVFYQEVETKQIHAFLKAIKTFRNWQVEILNSFNFPYSNGFLEGINNRTKVMKRNAYGFRRFDHFKAKILLNFGIKISRFIWGDVNFTSPQHLTLNPIC, from the coding sequence ATGAATTTTATCATGAATATCCCTGGATTAAAAGGAGTTATTATCGAGAAGGTGGAGGAGCTTGGAGAGCGGACTTGCCTTTATGTGTCTCTTCCTAAAAAACCTCATCGCTGCCCGAACTGCGGGGATACTACACAGAAAATCCATGATTACCGCATGCAGAAAGTCAAGCATTTGAAGTGGTTTGAACGGTTGACTTGCCTGTTTTACAGACGGCGCCGTTATGCGTGTTCTTGCGGAAAAAGGTTCTCTGAACACGCTCCATTTGTGGAAAGGTATCAGCGCTTCACAAAGGAATGGAATCAGGTGGCACAGGTGCGCTCCGTGAAAGCCAAGACGTTTGAAGAAGCCGGTGAGGTTCTCGGCGCCTCTAGTTCCACCATCATCCGCCGCTTTCAGTCAGCCGCAAAAACGCAGATGGCAGAAGGCGTGCGCCTGCCGAAAGCCATTGCGATTGATGAATATAAAGGGGATACAGACGGAGGAAAATTCGAACTGATCATTGCGGATGCAAAAACCCGGGAGCCGCTTGATATCCTACCTAACCGGCGGAAAGAAACGATTCAGGACTATCTGCGCCAATATGGTCAGGACGTGGAGCTGGTGGTGATGGACATGAATCCAAGCTTCAAAGCAGCAGTCAAAAAAGCATTGAGTCGGCCCGTCATCATTGCAGACCGGTTCCACTATTGCCGGTACATCTACTGGGCGTTGGATGAGGTATGGCGAAAAGTGCAGAAGGAATGGCACGCATATGACCGGAAGAAGTGTAAGCGGATGCGTCATGTGCTCTATAAACGGGCATCTAAACTGACCCGAAAAGAACGCTGGTATGTGGACCGTTATTTGGGGATGTCTGAAGAATTACGGCAGGCATACGAACTGAAAGAAGCTTATTGCGAATGGTTTGACTGGGCTAAAACAGCAGAAAATGTAGTAGAAGTAAAAAGGCGGTTAGAAGTATTTTATCAGGAAGTGGAAACGAAGCAGATTCATGCGTTTTTAAAGGCCATTAAAACTTTTAGAAACTGGCAGGTAGAGATCTTGAACAGTTTTAACTTCCCTTATTCCAATGGATTTTTAGAAGGCATTAACAACAGAACAAAAGTGATGAAACGCAACGCATATGGCTTTCGGCGTTTCGATCACTTCAAAGCAAAAATCTTATTAAACTTCGGTATAAAAATATCGAGGTTCATTTGGGGTGACGTGAATTTTACCTCACCCCAACATTTGACGTTGAACCCTATTTGTTAG
- a CDS encoding Rpn family recombination-promoting nuclease/putative transposase — translation MNKRALLKLPLTKMMDLKIDYAFKQLFGNEKNKKITVVFLNAILKRTGRDVITDISFQNIEIGGEYEEDKQSRLDLLVKTKANEWINVEIQFTNQYDMVKRSIYYWSKVYSQSMSKGKAYKQLNPVIAINIMNFDLFDQTEQFHTTYHLYEDTEKILLTDVMEFHFIEIPKLLKDWKTQKLDPWNDVLARWLLLLGIVNHRKEKEIYEDIYHELEAIAMKDEQLFDALTGWKELSLTEEQYFAYEGRLKRILDEEAAIAEAKLRELEAREEGREEGITNTLKKIALQLLKKQFGLLPSEVEQQIRQLNNEKLEQLVEKCAEFNSLDEVEQYLQAK, via the coding sequence ATGAATAAGCGGGCACTTCTAAAACTTCCGTTGACAAAAATGATGGATTTGAAAATCGATTATGCGTTCAAACAGTTATTTGGAAATGAAAAGAACAAAAAAATTACTGTTGTCTTTTTAAATGCAATTTTGAAACGTACGGGACGGGATGTCATCACCGATATTTCCTTTCAGAATATAGAAATTGGTGGGGAATATGAAGAAGACAAGCAATCCAGGCTTGACCTACTAGTAAAAACAAAAGCAAATGAATGGATTAACGTGGAAATTCAATTTACAAATCAATATGATATGGTGAAGCGTTCCATTTATTATTGGTCAAAAGTATATAGTCAATCGATGAGCAAAGGGAAAGCATATAAACAGTTGAACCCTGTTATTGCAATTAATATTATGAATTTTGATTTGTTTGATCAAACAGAACAATTCCATACAACCTATCATTTATACGAGGATACAGAAAAAATCTTATTAACGGATGTGATGGAATTTCACTTTATTGAAATTCCTAAGCTATTAAAAGATTGGAAAACACAAAAACTAGATCCATGGAATGATGTACTTGCACGATGGCTTCTTCTATTAGGGATAGTGAACCACCGAAAAGAAAAGGAAATTTACGAAGACATTTATCACGAGCTGGAGGCGATTGCGATGAAGGATGAACAATTGTTTGATGCGTTAACAGGATGGAAAGAACTTAGCTTAACAGAAGAACAATATTTTGCCTACGAAGGTCGCTTAAAACGTATTTTAGATGAAGAAGCTGCTATTGCCGAAGCTAAATTGCGCGAGCTAGAGGCAAGAGAAGAAGGAAGAGAAGAAGGAATAACTAATACGCTCAAGAAAATAGCATTGCAGCTACTGAAAAAGCAATTCGGGCTACTTCCTTCTGAAGTAGAGCAACAAATCCGACAATTAAATAATGAAAAATTGGAACAACTAGTTGAGAAATGCGCGGAGTTTAACAGCCTTGACGAAGTAGAGCAGTATTTACAAGCGAAGTAA
- a CDS encoding flagellin: MLGQWNSLGYSILNNMNRHYASANKALLRISSGYRINSAADDAAGLAISEKMRAQIRGLNMAGKNIQDGISLVQTAEGALNETHAMIQRMRELAVQAANDTLTDKDRELINQEYQQLKEEITRSAQQTEFNTRKLLNGDYENNPLKIQAGANSGQTIDLYIGGMDSTKLGLDDSDILTQENADKAIGELDDALHKVSMERSRMGAYQNRMEHAYNNVMNTAENLTAAESRIRDADIAKEMMNYVRANILLQASQYVLRLHMQQAQSVLMLLDTGRRK; this comes from the coding sequence ATGTTAGGTCAATGGAATTCGCTTGGCTACTCCATATTGAATAATATGAATCGTCATTATGCGTCGGCGAATAAAGCGTTATTACGTATTTCGTCAGGTTATCGGATTAATAGTGCGGCAGATGATGCTGCAGGGCTAGCGATTTCAGAGAAAATGCGTGCCCAAATTCGCGGTTTAAATATGGCGGGTAAAAATATTCAAGATGGAATTTCCCTTGTGCAAACGGCAGAGGGAGCATTGAATGAGACACATGCGATGATTCAGCGAATGCGTGAGTTGGCTGTACAGGCGGCGAACGATACGCTAACGGATAAGGATCGCGAGTTAATTAATCAGGAGTATCAGCAGTTGAAGGAGGAAATTACTCGTTCAGCTCAGCAAACGGAGTTCAATACGAGGAAGTTATTGAATGGTGATTATGAGAATAATCCGTTAAAAATTCAAGCAGGTGCGAATTCAGGACAGACAATTGATTTATATATTGGAGGTATGGACTCTACGAAGCTCGGTCTTGATGATTCTGATATTTTAACACAGGAAAATGCAGATAAAGCAATCGGAGAGCTTGACGATGCGCTACATAAAGTATCAATGGAGCGTTCGCGTATGGGAGCTTATCAAAACCGAATGGAGCATGCCTATAATAATGTTATGAACACAGCAGAAAATTTAACAGCTGCTGAATCACGCATTCGTGATGCGGATATTGCGAAGGAAATGATGAATTATGTACGTGCCAATATTTTATTGCAGGCAAGTCAATACGTACTGCGTTTGCATATGCAGCAGGCTCAATCTGTATTAATGCTGTTGGATACGGGACGTAGAAAATAA
- a CDS encoding WecB/TagA/CpsF family glycosyltransferase, translating into MKETVLGIKVNTEGYDELLPIVFEQIELKKKSLIVAINPEKIIKAKEDPALKELLNNAEFQIPDGIGVILASKIQKGQITSRVTGVDMMMRLCEEAAKRRKPIFLYGGKPGVAEKAAGKLREIYPNINIVGTQDGYEKDNDKVLAKINEAKPDLLFVAMGSPKQENWINANRNQLHPTIYQGVGGSFDVLAGNVKRAPEAFQKMGMEWFYRLMKEPHRIKRQISLPLFLLEVARDKKKK; encoded by the coding sequence ATGAAAGAAACCGTATTGGGCATAAAGGTCAATACAGAAGGCTACGATGAGCTATTACCCATCGTGTTTGAGCAAATTGAATTAAAGAAAAAGTCTTTAATCGTAGCGATTAACCCAGAGAAAATTATTAAGGCGAAGGAAGACCCTGCCTTAAAGGAGCTACTCAATAATGCAGAATTTCAAATTCCGGACGGGATTGGAGTTATTCTTGCATCAAAAATTCAAAAAGGACAAATTACATCGCGCGTAACAGGTGTTGATATGATGATGCGTCTATGTGAAGAGGCAGCGAAGCGTCGCAAGCCAATCTTCTTGTATGGTGGCAAGCCAGGAGTTGCAGAGAAGGCAGCAGGTAAACTTCGAGAAATCTATCCAAACATTAATATAGTAGGAACTCAGGACGGCTACGAAAAAGATAACGACAAAGTGTTAGCTAAAATTAATGAAGCGAAGCCTGATTTACTGTTCGTAGCAATGGGTTCACCAAAGCAGGAAAATTGGATTAATGCCAATCGTAATCAGTTACACCCAACGATATATCAAGGGGTAGGTGGCTCATTTGATGTGCTAGCCGGTAATGTTAAGCGCGCGCCAGAAGCATTCCAAAAAATGGGGATGGAGTGGTTTTATCGCCTGATGAAAGAGCCTCATCGCATAAAACGACAAATTTCGCTACCACTGTTTTTACTAGAAGTAGCAAGGGATAAAAAGAAGAAATAA
- a CDS encoding tetratricopeptide repeat protein — translation MKETTRKYILLSLLIFVMVGFIVATVLANKQNQIFETEDFLYQQTIQLYQAGNYTEAQSLIADLTIENGDSEMVNYLAGLIAANLGEYSAAAIYMQKTLDINPHNVEVPMFMLQFAEVLFSAERYADAKVVLERCKEWNWQPQDYPGYQEQVQGMLAQIENIEQGR, via the coding sequence ATGAAAGAAACGACAAGAAAATACATATTACTTAGTTTGCTAATATTTGTAATGGTGGGCTTCATTGTTGCTACCGTACTTGCAAATAAACAAAACCAAATATTTGAAACAGAGGACTTTTTGTATCAACAGACAATTCAGCTTTATCAAGCAGGAAACTATACTGAAGCACAAAGTTTAATTGCTGATTTAACTATAGAAAATGGTGATTCAGAAATGGTTAACTATTTGGCAGGATTGATTGCCGCAAATTTAGGTGAGTATTCTGCAGCTGCAATCTACATGCAAAAGACACTTGATATTAATCCGCATAATGTAGAAGTACCGATGTTTATGCTGCAATTTGCTGAGGTTTTGTTTTCTGCTGAGCGGTATGCGGATGCAAAAGTTGTTTTAGAACGCTGTAAAGAATGGAATTGGCAGCCACAGGACTATCCAGGTTATCAGGAACAAGTGCAAGGTATGCTGGCACAAATTGAAAATATAGAGCAAGGAAGGTAG